Proteins from a genomic interval of Gossypium hirsutum isolate 1008001.06 chromosome A09, Gossypium_hirsutum_v2.1, whole genome shotgun sequence:
- the LOC107892999 gene encoding LOB domain-containing protein 25 — protein sequence MSSSSYSSSPCAACKFLRRKCMPDCIFAPYFPPEEPQKFANVHKIFGASNVSKLLNEVPTFQREDAVNSLAYEAEARLKDPVYGCVGAISVLQRQVITLQRELDATNANLFRYAYNEMPPLRPPPPPPPSAAGQSSGFYYPYQWNDPSDEDNERSSGGNM from the coding sequence ATGTCTTCATCAAGCTATTCGAGTTCCCCATGTGCAGCCTGCAAGTTTTTGAGGAGAAAATGTATGCCAGATTGCATTTTTGCACCATATTTCCCACCAGAGGAGCCCCAAAAATTCGCCAATGTTCACAAGATATTTGGTGCAAGCAATGTTAGCAAACTGCTCAATGAAGTCCCAACTTTTCAAAGGGAAGATGCAGTGAACTCACTTGCTTATGAAGCTGAGGCAAGACTTAAAGATCCCGTTTATGGCTGCGTTGGAGCCATTTCAGTGCTGCAAAGGCAGGTTATTACCCTACAAAGGGAATTGGATGCTACCAATGCTAATTTATTCCGATATGCCTACAACGAAATGCCACCATTGCGACCTCCGCCGCCACCGCCACCGTCGGCAGCTGGCCAGAGTTCTGGTTTTTATTATCCCTATCAGTGGAATGATCCTTCTGATGAAGACAATGAGAGATCAAGTGGTGGAAACATGTAA